The following proteins are encoded in a genomic region of Fusarium oxysporum f. sp. lycopersici 4287 chromosome 1, whole genome shotgun sequence:
- a CDS encoding protein phosphatase methylesterase 1: MAGLTGYRVARGRTLEQIPWTTYFERELSLKSEQEPEVVYHAYLTSPVGKGPLFVMHHGAGSSGLSFAVVASEIKKRLSTAGILAIDCRGHGSTNAPGDKALDMRLDTLSSDLFSMVQLTRNEMAWSEMPPIVLVGHSLGGAVVTDLAKSGRLGTSVLGYAVLDVVEGSAIDALQSMHTYLSTRPLGFATLQAGIEWHIRSRTIRNSISARTSVPALLVFNENDDPTRPWRWRTNLGATQPYWEGWFIGLSKKFLGAKGGKLLLLAGTDRLDTELTIGQMQGKYALQVFPEAGHFIHEDLPEKTAVSLVDFFRRNDRSALVLPPKVSDLLKQGKRV, translated from the exons ATGGCGGGACTGACAGGCTACAGAGTCGCCCGCGGCAGGACCCTGGAGCAGATCCCCTGGACAACCTATTTTGAGCGCGAATTGTCTCTGAAGTCAGAGCAGGAACCGGAAGTAGTCTATCATGCCTACCTCACTTCACCGGTTGGGAAAGGACCACTGTTTGTGATGCACCATGGTGCAGGATCATCAGGGTTGTCGTTCGCCGTTGTTGCTTCCGAAATAAAGAAGCGGTTGTCAACAGCAGGTATCCTGGCCATTGACTGTAGAGGTCACGGGTCCACAAATGCACCAGGCGACAAGGCACTGGACATGAGACTGGACACTCTATCTTCGGATCTGTTCAGTATGGTGCAGCTCACAAGGAATGAGATGGCCTGGTCAGAGATGCCCCCGATAGTGCTCGTGGGACACTCCTTGGGCGGAGCAGTTGTTACTGACCTGGCCAAGTCCGGTAGGCTAGGAACGTCAGTTTTAGGGTATGCTGTGTTGGATGTTGTGGAAGGCTCCGCTATTGATGCTCTACAAAGCATGCACACCTACTTGTCTACGAGACCACTGGGCTTTGCAACTCTGCAAGCAGGTATCGAATGGCACATTCGATCTCGGACGATACGAAACTCCATTTCTGCTCGGACATCTGTTCCTGCGCTACTCGTCTTTAACGAGAACGACGACCCGACAAGGCCGTGGCGATGGCGGACCAACTTGGGCGCAACACAGCCTTACTGGGAAGGTTGGTTTATAGGGTTGAGCAAGAAGTTCTTGGGAGCGAAGGGAGGAAAACTCCTACTGCTCGCTGGTACTGACAGACTGGACACCGAGTTGACCATCGGTCAAATGCAGG GGAAATATGCCTTGCAAGTGTTCCCTGAGGCCGGTCACTTCATCCACGAAGATTTGCCGGAGAAGACAGCCGTTTCGCTGGTCGACTTTTTTCGCAGAAACGACAGGAGTGCTCTCGTACTTCCTCCCAAGGTTTCGGATCTTCTCAAACAGGGCAAAAGAGTATGA
- a CDS encoding hypothetical protein (At least one base has a quality score < 10), with amino-acid sequence MSEVTSRTSASRGRGSGRGGRGGFAGRGGRRTNGDKPDHSTADSQGAFEDEGDFGELRKQYGDKTSVIREMFPDWSEADVLFALQETNGDENEAVTRIAEGTISQWGEVSKPKKASRAKVKDQAPASSNDATSTGPRATRGGRAVSEGGRGRGRATDRGGRSTRGRSSVVPTNGAGTKDSSALSVPTEESSAWGTKEPKKDTSEENQPIADQPAPSATTEAPKPAAPAVKTWASMLRQSAPPKAPPKPKEAPATPQPAAEHAETESAPEPVEPEAEVVPEPEPESENVPAPAVDEADETTPVVDTATPTEVPHVNVEPEVALPPSKDELTESNLEQVVDESKPPPTGTVASTAADSWDPRQNPASVTATPISAAQQQHAAPPSGFAATAAKATAERTARTPSHHHHQRRVLDQEEAVRMPGNREVDRAAVQFGAFSLNGDEDIDGDREEPETRAQPPADSPITHPRTSLPPATQAAVPEFIRTEAHFYSCPYCGSYRSKLRQAQAQIPGQGPASAQQYARFARLVSRRRSEPPRSHWTPSTNRALPLLSLPSTTSLLRLPKRNSLVALSAPHPAITPPTTPRTNPIEIPTTTTASSSASKEDRASRMALRLSSDLSVGMGHLRWITLANTPRVVCTTNPDLAEVPWMLRTAGTALPTLLHRPSNSNLNSLGSSNSSSQARDLSLSHTASSIPATTTPTTATRTIINTTLDMARADSAHTVRAACMASPTASPPMPPMITAHPLLDLLSLHSIETVVWALVLVIMVVPRQPRLAVSPALVGALSTASMIPSIVEAPLSRLKASRSTAQPSPAMPRPMT; translated from the exons ATGTCCGAAGTGACTTCACGGACGTCCGCCTCGCGCGGCAGAGGCTCTGGCCGCGGCGGTAGAGGAGGTTTCGCCGGTCGCGGCGGCCGACGAACCAATGGCGACAAGCCCGACCACAGCACCGCTGATTCCCAAGGTGCATtcgaagatgaaggagacTTTGGCGAGCTTCGAAAGCAATATGGCGACAAGACTTCGGTGATTCGCGAGATGTTCCCCGACTGGTCTGAGGCCGATGTCCTTTTTGCTCTTCAGGAAACAAACGGCGACGAGAACGAAGCTGTCACCCGCATTGCTGAGG GAACAATCTCTCAATGGGGCGAGGTCtcaaagcccaagaaggcttcCCGAGCTAAGGTTAAGGACCAAGCTCCCGCATCTTCGAACGACGCGACGTCTACTGGACCCCGAGCCACTCGTGGTGGCCGAGCTGTATCTGAGGGAGGTCGTGGCCGAGGCCGAGCTACAGATCGAGGAGGCCGTAGCACACGTGGCCGATCCTCTGTTGTTCCCACTAACGGCGCTGGAACCAAGGACAGCTCAGCCTTGTCTGTTCCCACAGAGGAGTCATCTGCTTGGGGCACTAAGGAACCTAAGAAGGATACCTCAGAGGAGAACCAGCCCATTGCTGATCAACCTGCCCCATCTGCGACAACAGAGGCACCCaagcctgctgctcctgCAGTGAAGACCTGGGCAAGCATGCTCCGTCAGTCCGCTCCTCCCAAGGCCCCGCCCAAGCCAAAAGAAGCTCCTGCTACTCCTCAGCCAGCTGCCGAACACGCTGAAACTGAATCTGCCCCCGAACCTGTCGAACCTGAGGCTGAGGTCGTGCCCGAGCCCGAGCCCGAGTCCGAAAACGTACCTGCCCCCGCCGtcgatgaagctgatgaaACTACACCCGTTGTCGATACCGCTACTCCTACCGAAGTTCCTCACGTTAATGTAGAGCCCGAGGTGGCTCTCCCCCCCTCCAAGGACGAGCTCACCGAATCAAATCTTGAACAGGTTGTTGACGAATCCAAACCGCCTCCGACTGGTACTGTAGCAAGCACAGCCGCTGACTCTTGGGACCCTCGACAGAACCCTGCCAGTGTTACTGCTACACCCATCTCCgctgctcagcagcagcatgCCGCCCCTCCCAGCGGATTCGCTGCCACCGCTGCTAAAGCTACAGCCGAGCGAACCGCCCGTACTCccagccatcatcaccatcagcgCCGTGTCCTCGATCAGGAAGAAGCTGTGCGTATGCCTGGCAACCGAGAGGTTGACCGAGCTGCTGTCCAATTCGGAGCCTTCAGCCTGAATGGCGATGAAGACATTGACGGCGACCGAGAGGAGCCCGAGACTAGAGCTCAACCTCCTGCCGACTCGCCTATCACTCATCCTCGGACCTCGCTTCCTCCTGCTACTCAAGCGGCTGTCCCCGAATTCATTCGCACAGAAGCCCACTTCTACAGTTGCCCCTATTGCGGCTCCTACCG CTCCAAGCTGCGGCAGGCGCAGGCTCAGATTCCTGGCCAAGGTCCTGCTAGTGCTCAGCAATACGCTCGATTTGCCAGGCTGGTGTCCAGGAGACGGTCGGAACCCCCCAGAAGCCACTGGACCCCTTCAACCAACAGAGCACTCCCTCTACTCAGCCTCCCTTCGACAACTTCGCTGCTCAGACTTCCCAAGCGCAACAGCCTGGTGGCGCTTTCAGCTCCGCACCCAGCGATTACTCCTCCTACTACACCGCGAACCAATCCGATCGAAATCCCTACAACTACTACGGCCAGCAGTTCGGCCAGCAAGGAGGACAGGGCCAGCAGGATGGCACTGCGTCTCAGCAGCGACCTTTCGGTGGGTATGGGGCATCTCAGGTGGATAACCTTAGCCAATACCCCCAGAGTGGTCTGCACAACCAACCCCGATTTGGCGGAAGTGCCGTGGATGCTCAGAACAGCGGGAACAGCACTCCCAACCCTACTACACAGGcccagcaacagcaacctcaacagcctgggcagcagcaacagcagcagccaggCCAGggatctcagcctcagtcaCACGGCCAGCAGTATCCCGGCTACAACCACCCCTACTACAGCAACCCGTACTATCATCAATACTACTCTGGATATGGCCAGGGCGGATTCGGCCCATACGGTAAGGGCGGCATGTATGGCCAGCCCTACGGCATCTCCCCCAATGCCCCCTATGATCACAGCTCATCCCCTGCTGGATTTGCTCAGTCTTCACTCCATCGAGACAGTGGTCTGGGCTCTGGTCTTGGTGATTATGGTCGTGCCGCGACAACCCAGGCTGGCAGTCAGCCCGGCCTTGGTGGGAGCACTTTCAACAGCGTCCATGATACCTTCAATCGTGGAGGCTCCGCTTTCCCGTCTCAAGGCCAGTCGTTCAacagcccagcccagcccgGCAATGCCGCGGCCGATGACCTGA
- a CDS encoding protein phosphatase methylesterase 1, with protein sequence MSDLQRAWAKAKYSISNDTFDEVDEEHENDVLPELPEPVDDDSSSASSASSVSSTGTIIPSPNQKLFARPQGVARGRTLEQIPWTTYFERELSLKSEQEPEVVYHAYLTSPVGKGPLFVMHHGAGSSGLSFAVVASEIKKRLSTAGILAIDCRGHGSTNAPGDKALDMRLDTLSSDLFSMVQLTRNEMAWSEMPPIVLVGHSLGGAVVTDLAKSGRLGTSVLGYAVLDVVEGSAIDALQSMHTYLSTRPLGFATLQAGIEWHIRSRTIRNSISARTSVPALLVFNENDDPTRPWRWRTNLGATQPYWEGWFIGLSKKFLGAKGGKLLLLAGTDRLDTELTIGQMQGKYALQVFPEAGHFIHEDLPEKTAVSLVDFFRRNDRSALVLPPKVSDLLKQGKRV encoded by the exons ATGAGCGACCTGCAACGAGCATGGGCCAAGGCCAAGTACAGCATATCTAACGATACATTTGACGAGGTTGACGAGGAGCACGAGAATGATGTACTCCCTGAGTTGCCGGAGCCTGTCGACGATGACTCTTCCTCAGCCTCGTCCGCCTCGTCCGTCTCCTCGACAGGAACCATCATACCATCGCCCAACCAGAAGCTGTTCGCTCGACCTCAAGG AGTCGCCCGCGGCAGGACCCTGGAGCAGATCCCCTGGACAACCTATTTTGAGCGCGAATTGTCTCTGAAGTCAGAGCAGGAACCGGAAGTAGTCTATCATGCCTACCTCACTTCACCGGTTGGGAAAGGACCACTGTTTGTGATGCACCATGGTGCAGGATCATCAGGGTTGTCGTTCGCCGTTGTTGCTTCCGAAATAAAGAAGCGGTTGTCAACAGCAGGTATCCTGGCCATTGACTGTAGAGGTCACGGGTCCACAAATGCACCAGGCGACAAGGCACTGGACATGAGACTGGACACTCTATCTTCGGATCTGTTCAGTATGGTGCAGCTCACAAGGAATGAGATGGCCTGGTCAGAGATGCCCCCGATAGTGCTCGTGGGACACTCCTTGGGCGGAGCAGTTGTTACTGACCTGGCCAAGTCCGGTAGGCTAGGAACGTCAGTTTTAGGGTATGCTGTGTTGGATGTTGTGGAAGGCTCCGCTATTGATGCTCTACAAAGCATGCACACCTACTTGTCTACGAGACCACTGGGCTTTGCAACTCTGCAAGCAGGTATCGAATGGCACATTCGATCTCGGACGATACGAAACTCCATTTCTGCTCGGACATCTGTTCCTGCGCTACTCGTCTTTAACGAGAACGACGACCCGACAAGGCCGTGGCGATGGCGGACCAACTTGGGCGCAACACAGCCTTACTGGGAAGGTTGGTTTATAGGGTTGAGCAAGAAGTTCTTGGGAGCGAAGGGAGGAAAACTCCTACTGCTCGCTGGTACTGACAGACTGGACACCGAGTTGACCATCGGTCAAATGCAGG GGAAATATGCCTTGCAAGTGTTCCCTGAGGCCGGTCACTTCATCCACGAAGATTTGCCGGAGAAGACAGCCGTTTCGCTGGTCGACTTTTTTCGCAGAAACGACAGGAGTGCTCTCGTACTTCCTCCCAAGGTTTCGGATCTTCTCAAACAGGGCAAAAGAGTATGA
- a CDS encoding hypothetical protein (At least one base has a quality score < 10), whose amino-acid sequence MSEVTSRTSASRGRGSGRGGRGGFAGRGGRRTNGDKPDHSTADSQGAFEDEGDFGELRKQYGDKTSVIREMFPDWSEADVLFALQETNGDENEAVTRIAEGTISQWGEVSKPKKASRAKVKDQAPASSNDATSTGPRATRGGRAVSEGGRGRGRATDRGGRSTRGRSSVVPTNGAGTKDSSALSVPTEESSAWGTKEPKKDTSEENQPIADQPAPSATTEAPKPAAPAVKTWASMLRQSAPPKAPPKPKEAPATPQPAAEHAETESAPEPVEPEAEVVPEPEPESENVPAPAVDEADETTPVVDTATPTEVPHVNVEPEVALPPSKDELTESNLEQNPASVTATPISAAQQQHAAPPSGFAATAAKATAERTARTPSHHHHQRRVLDQEEAVRMPGNREVDRAAVQFGAFSLNGDEDIDGDREEPETRAQPPADSPITHPRTSLPPATQAAVPEFIRTEAHFYSCPYCGSYRSKLRQAQAQIPGQGPASAQQYARFARLVSRRRSEPPRSHWTPSTNRALPLLSLPSTTSLLRLPKRNSLVALSAPHPAITPPTTPRTNPIEIPTTTTASSSASKEDRASRMALRLSSDLSVGMGHLRWITLANTPRVVCTTNPDLAEVPWMLRTAGTALPTLLHRPSNSNLNSLGSSNSSSQARDLSLSHTASSIPATTTPTTATRTIINTTLDMARADSAHTVRAACMASPTASPPMPPMITAHPLLDLLSLHSIETVVWALVLVIMVVPRQPRLAVSPALVGALSTASMIPSIVEAPLSRLKASRSTAQPSPAMPRPMT is encoded by the exons ATGTCCGAAGTGACTTCACGGACGTCCGCCTCGCGCGGCAGAGGCTCTGGCCGCGGCGGTAGAGGAGGTTTCGCCGGTCGCGGCGGCCGACGAACCAATGGCGACAAGCCCGACCACAGCACCGCTGATTCCCAAGGTGCATtcgaagatgaaggagacTTTGGCGAGCTTCGAAAGCAATATGGCGACAAGACTTCGGTGATTCGCGAGATGTTCCCCGACTGGTCTGAGGCCGATGTCCTTTTTGCTCTTCAGGAAACAAACGGCGACGAGAACGAAGCTGTCACCCGCATTGCTGAGG GAACAATCTCTCAATGGGGCGAGGTCtcaaagcccaagaaggcttcCCGAGCTAAGGTTAAGGACCAAGCTCCCGCATCTTCGAACGACGCGACGTCTACTGGACCCCGAGCCACTCGTGGTGGCCGAGCTGTATCTGAGGGAGGTCGTGGCCGAGGCCGAGCTACAGATCGAGGAGGCCGTAGCACACGTGGCCGATCCTCTGTTGTTCCCACTAACGGCGCTGGAACCAAGGACAGCTCAGCCTTGTCTGTTCCCACAGAGGAGTCATCTGCTTGGGGCACTAAGGAACCTAAGAAGGATACCTCAGAGGAGAACCAGCCCATTGCTGATCAACCTGCCCCATCTGCGACAACAGAGGCACCCaagcctgctgctcctgCAGTGAAGACCTGGGCAAGCATGCTCCGTCAGTCCGCTCCTCCCAAGGCCCCGCCCAAGCCAAAAGAAGCTCCTGCTACTCCTCAGCCAGCTGCCGAACACGCTGAAACTGAATCTGCCCCCGAACCTGTCGAACCTGAGGCTGAGGTCGTGCCCGAGCCCGAGCCCGAGTCCGAAAACGTACCTGCCCCCGCCGtcgatgaagctgatgaaACTACACCCGTTGTCGATACCGCTACTCCTACCGAAGTTCCTCACGTTAATGTAGAGCCCGAGGTGGCTCTCCCCCCCTCCAAGGACGAGCTCACCGAATCAAATCTTGAACAG AACCCTGCCAGTGTTACTGCTACACCCATCTCCgctgctcagcagcagcatgCCGCCCCTCCCAGCGGATTCGCTGCCACCGCTGCTAAAGCTACAGCCGAGCGAACCGCCCGTACTCccagccatcatcaccatcagcgCCGTGTCCTCGATCAGGAAGAAGCTGTGCGTATGCCTGGCAACCGAGAGGTTGACCGAGCTGCTGTCCAATTCGGAGCCTTCAGCCTGAATGGCGATGAAGACATTGACGGCGACCGAGAGGAGCCCGAGACTAGAGCTCAACCTCCTGCCGACTCGCCTATCACTCATCCTCGGACCTCGCTTCCTCCTGCTACTCAAGCGGCTGTCCCCGAATTCATTCGCACAGAAGCCCACTTCTACAGTTGCCCCTATTGCGGCTCCTACCG CTCCAAGCTGCGGCAGGCGCAGGCTCAGATTCCTGGCCAAGGTCCTGCTAGTGCTCAGCAATACGCTCGATTTGCCAGGCTGGTGTCCAGGAGACGGTCGGAACCCCCCAGAAGCCACTGGACCCCTTCAACCAACAGAGCACTCCCTCTACTCAGCCTCCCTTCGACAACTTCGCTGCTCAGACTTCCCAAGCGCAACAGCCTGGTGGCGCTTTCAGCTCCGCACCCAGCGATTACTCCTCCTACTACACCGCGAACCAATCCGATCGAAATCCCTACAACTACTACGGCCAGCAGTTCGGCCAGCAAGGAGGACAGGGCCAGCAGGATGGCACTGCGTCTCAGCAGCGACCTTTCGGTGGGTATGGGGCATCTCAGGTGGATAACCTTAGCCAATACCCCCAGAGTGGTCTGCACAACCAACCCCGATTTGGCGGAAGTGCCGTGGATGCTCAGAACAGCGGGAACAGCACTCCCAACCCTACTACACAGGcccagcaacagcaacctcaacagcctgggcagcagcaacagcagcagccaggCCAGggatctcagcctcagtcaCACGGCCAGCAGTATCCCGGCTACAACCACCCCTACTACAGCAACCCGTACTATCATCAATACTACTCTGGATATGGCCAGGGCGGATTCGGCCCATACGGTAAGGGCGGCATGTATGGCCAGCCCTACGGCATCTCCCCCAATGCCCCCTATGATCACAGCTCATCCCCTGCTGGATTTGCTCAGTCTTCACTCCATCGAGACAGTGGTCTGGGCTCTGGTCTTGGTGATTATGGTCGTGCCGCGACAACCCAGGCTGGCAGTCAGCCCGGCCTTGGTGGGAGCACTTTCAACAGCGTCCATGATACCTTCAATCGTGGAGGCTCCGCTTTCCCGTCTCAAGGCCAGTCGTTCAacagcccagcccagcccgGCAATGCCGCGGCCGATGACCTGA
- a CDS encoding hypothetical protein (At least one base has a quality score < 10), with product MLRQSAPPKAPPKPKEAPATPQPAAEHAETESAPEPVEPEAEVVPEPEPESENVPAPAVDEADETTPVVDTATPTEVPHVNVEPEVALPPSKDELTESNLEQNPASVTATPISAAQQQHAAPPSGFAATAAKATAERTARTPSHHHHQRRVLDQEEAVRMPGNREVDRAAVQFGAFSLNGDEDIDGDREEPETRAQPPADSPITHPRTSLPPATQAAVPEFIRTEAHFYSCPYCGSYRSKLRQAQAQIPGQGPASAQQYARFARLVSRRRSEPPRSHWTPSTNRALPLLSLPSTTSLLRLPKRNSLVALSAPHPAITPPTTPRTNPIEIPTTTTASSSASKEDRASRMALRLSSDLSVGMGHLRWITLANTPRVVCTTNPDLAEVPWMLRTAGTALPTLLHRPSNSNLNSLGSSNSSSQARDLSLSHTASSIPATTTPTTATRTIINTTLDMARADSAHTVRAACMASPTASPPMPPMITAHPLLDLLSLHSIETVVWALVLVIMVVPRQPRLAVSPALVGALSTASMIPSIVEAPLSRLKASRSTAQPSPAMPRPMT from the exons ATGCTCCGTCAGTCCGCTCCTCCCAAGGCCCCGCCCAAGCCAAAAGAAGCTCCTGCTACTCCTCAGCCAGCTGCCGAACACGCTGAAACTGAATCTGCCCCCGAACCTGTCGAACCTGAGGCTGAGGTCGTGCCCGAGCCCGAGCCCGAGTCCGAAAACGTACCTGCCCCCGCCGtcgatgaagctgatgaaACTACACCCGTTGTCGATACCGCTACTCCTACCGAAGTTCCTCACGTTAATGTAGAGCCCGAGGTGGCTCTCCCCCCCTCCAAGGACGAGCTCACCGAATCAAATCTTGAACAG AACCCTGCCAGTGTTACTGCTACACCCATCTCCgctgctcagcagcagcatgCCGCCCCTCCCAGCGGATTCGCTGCCACCGCTGCTAAAGCTACAGCCGAGCGAACCGCCCGTACTCccagccatcatcaccatcagcgCCGTGTCCTCGATCAGGAAGAAGCTGTGCGTATGCCTGGCAACCGAGAGGTTGACCGAGCTGCTGTCCAATTCGGAGCCTTCAGCCTGAATGGCGATGAAGACATTGACGGCGACCGAGAGGAGCCCGAGACTAGAGCTCAACCTCCTGCCGACTCGCCTATCACTCATCCTCGGACCTCGCTTCCTCCTGCTACTCAAGCGGCTGTCCCCGAATTCATTCGCACAGAAGCCCACTTCTACAGTTGCCCCTATTGCGGCTCCTACCG CTCCAAGCTGCGGCAGGCGCAGGCTCAGATTCCTGGCCAAGGTCCTGCTAGTGCTCAGCAATACGCTCGATTTGCCAGGCTGGTGTCCAGGAGACGGTCGGAACCCCCCAGAAGCCACTGGACCCCTTCAACCAACAGAGCACTCCCTCTACTCAGCCTCCCTTCGACAACTTCGCTGCTCAGACTTCCCAAGCGCAACAGCCTGGTGGCGCTTTCAGCTCCGCACCCAGCGATTACTCCTCCTACTACACCGCGAACCAATCCGATCGAAATCCCTACAACTACTACGGCCAGCAGTTCGGCCAGCAAGGAGGACAGGGCCAGCAGGATGGCACTGCGTCTCAGCAGCGACCTTTCGGTGGGTATGGGGCATCTCAGGTGGATAACCTTAGCCAATACCCCCAGAGTGGTCTGCACAACCAACCCCGATTTGGCGGAAGTGCCGTGGATGCTCAGAACAGCGGGAACAGCACTCCCAACCCTACTACACAGGcccagcaacagcaacctcaacagcctgggcagcagcaacagcagcagccaggCCAGggatctcagcctcagtcaCACGGCCAGCAGTATCCCGGCTACAACCACCCCTACTACAGCAACCCGTACTATCATCAATACTACTCTGGATATGGCCAGGGCGGATTCGGCCCATACGGTAAGGGCGGCATGTATGGCCAGCCCTACGGCATCTCCCCCAATGCCCCCTATGATCACAGCTCATCCCCTGCTGGATTTGCTCAGTCTTCACTCCATCGAGACAGTGGTCTGGGCTCTGGTCTTGGTGATTATGGTCGTGCCGCGACAACCCAGGCTGGCAGTCAGCCCGGCCTTGGTGGGAGCACTTTCAACAGCGTCCATGATACCTTCAATCGTGGAGGCTCCGCTTTCCCGTCTCAAGGCCAGTCGTTCAacagcccagcccagcccgGCAATGCCGCGGCCGATGACCTGA
- a CDS encoding hypothetical protein (At least one base has a quality score < 10), which translates to MLRQSAPPKAPPKPKEAPATPQPAAEHAETESAPEPVEPEAEVVPEPEPESENVPAPAVDEADETTPVVDTATPTEVPHVNVEPEVALPPSKDELTESNLEQVVDESKPPPTGTVASTAADSWDPRQNPASVTATPISAAQQQHAAPPSGFAATAAKATAERTARTPSHHHHQRRVLDQEEAVRMPGNREVDRAAVQFGAFSLNGDEDIDGDREEPETRAQPPADSPITHPRTSLPPATQAAVPEFIRTEAHFYSCPYCGSYRSKLRQAQAQIPGQGPASAQQYARFARLVSRRRSEPPRSHWTPSTNRALPLLSLPSTTSLLRLPKRNSLVALSAPHPAITPPTTPRTNPIEIPTTTTASSSASKEDRASRMALRLSSDLSVGMGHLRWITLANTPRVVCTTNPDLAEVPWMLRTAGTALPTLLHRPSNSNLNSLGSSNSSSQARDLSLSHTASSIPATTTPTTATRTIINTTLDMARADSAHTVRAACMASPTASPPMPPMITAHPLLDLLSLHSIETVVWALVLVIMVVPRQPRLAVSPALVGALSTASMIPSIVEAPLSRLKASRSTAQPSPAMPRPMT; encoded by the exons ATGCTCCGTCAGTCCGCTCCTCCCAAGGCCCCGCCCAAGCCAAAAGAAGCTCCTGCTACTCCTCAGCCAGCTGCCGAACACGCTGAAACTGAATCTGCCCCCGAACCTGTCGAACCTGAGGCTGAGGTCGTGCCCGAGCCCGAGCCCGAGTCCGAAAACGTACCTGCCCCCGCCGtcgatgaagctgatgaaACTACACCCGTTGTCGATACCGCTACTCCTACCGAAGTTCCTCACGTTAATGTAGAGCCCGAGGTGGCTCTCCCCCCCTCCAAGGACGAGCTCACCGAATCAAATCTTGAACAGGTTGTTGACGAATCCAAACCGCCTCCGACTGGTACTGTAGCAAGCACAGCCGCTGACTCTTGGGACCCTCGACAGAACCCTGCCAGTGTTACTGCTACACCCATCTCCgctgctcagcagcagcatgCCGCCCCTCCCAGCGGATTCGCTGCCACCGCTGCTAAAGCTACAGCCGAGCGAACCGCCCGTACTCccagccatcatcaccatcagcgCCGTGTCCTCGATCAGGAAGAAGCTGTGCGTATGCCTGGCAACCGAGAGGTTGACCGAGCTGCTGTCCAATTCGGAGCCTTCAGCCTGAATGGCGATGAAGACATTGACGGCGACCGAGAGGAGCCCGAGACTAGAGCTCAACCTCCTGCCGACTCGCCTATCACTCATCCTCGGACCTCGCTTCCTCCTGCTACTCAAGCGGCTGTCCCCGAATTCATTCGCACAGAAGCCCACTTCTACAGTTGCCCCTATTGCGGCTCCTACCG CTCCAAGCTGCGGCAGGCGCAGGCTCAGATTCCTGGCCAAGGTCCTGCTAGTGCTCAGCAATACGCTCGATTTGCCAGGCTGGTGTCCAGGAGACGGTCGGAACCCCCCAGAAGCCACTGGACCCCTTCAACCAACAGAGCACTCCCTCTACTCAGCCTCCCTTCGACAACTTCGCTGCTCAGACTTCCCAAGCGCAACAGCCTGGTGGCGCTTTCAGCTCCGCACCCAGCGATTACTCCTCCTACTACACCGCGAACCAATCCGATCGAAATCCCTACAACTACTACGGCCAGCAGTTCGGCCAGCAAGGAGGACAGGGCCAGCAGGATGGCACTGCGTCTCAGCAGCGACCTTTCGGTGGGTATGGGGCATCTCAGGTGGATAACCTTAGCCAATACCCCCAGAGTGGTCTGCACAACCAACCCCGATTTGGCGGAAGTGCCGTGGATGCTCAGAACAGCGGGAACAGCACTCCCAACCCTACTACACAGGcccagcaacagcaacctcaacagcctgggcagcagcaacagcagcagccaggCCAGggatctcagcctcagtcaCACGGCCAGCAGTATCCCGGCTACAACCACCCCTACTACAGCAACCCGTACTATCATCAATACTACTCTGGATATGGCCAGGGCGGATTCGGCCCATACGGTAAGGGCGGCATGTATGGCCAGCCCTACGGCATCTCCCCCAATGCCCCCTATGATCACAGCTCATCCCCTGCTGGATTTGCTCAGTCTTCACTCCATCGAGACAGTGGTCTGGGCTCTGGTCTTGGTGATTATGGTCGTGCCGCGACAACCCAGGCTGGCAGTCAGCCCGGCCTTGGTGGGAGCACTTTCAACAGCGTCCATGATACCTTCAATCGTGGAGGCTCCGCTTTCCCGTCTCAAGGCCAGTCGTTCAacagcccagcccagcccgGCAATGCCGCGGCCGATGACCTGA